The following proteins are co-located in the Shouchella hunanensis genome:
- a CDS encoding DEAD/DEAH box helicase — MNEKRVKSAVKRIEESQAEFNQWISTEQTILRNLEQQITALREDLVKSDRKVLDFSLSYDQLQKSNPWFSDHFRTLQSELFISALKVRKQFLYENRKNVKKARMIWQKQSDYIAKENGLLILAESWQWINFTIPVISTTFASFGRMFKHLNENTIGNLFIDEAGQALPQASVGAILRSKKVMVVGDPSQIKPVLTLDSPVLSLIGRHYKVDETFVSADASTQTLVDATSQFGFQKDDEEWIGIPLWVHRRSNYPMFTISNEISYNNLMVQGKEGDGAQGKSDWFDSTGNAIDKYVKEQALLLKKLITHRLQENPDLAEDIYVITPFRNVAFKVARVLDDIDFTKRENGKPVNVGTVHTFQGKEAKIVYFVLGADSTSSGAASWAVSEANIMNVAATRAKEEFYVIGDKDLYGSLGSNVADSTISIIEKYNEKAQQLT, encoded by the coding sequence ATGAACGAAAAAAGAGTAAAGAGCGCAGTGAAAAGGATTGAAGAATCACAGGCTGAATTCAATCAATGGATTAGTACTGAACAAACGATTTTGCGAAATTTAGAGCAGCAAATAACAGCCTTGAGAGAAGATTTGGTGAAAAGTGATAGGAAGGTACTTGATTTTTCACTCTCCTATGATCAACTCCAAAAATCCAACCCATGGTTTTCTGATCATTTCCGTACCTTACAATCAGAGCTCTTTATTTCAGCGTTAAAAGTAAGGAAACAATTTCTTTATGAAAACAGAAAGAATGTAAAGAAGGCGAGGATGATTTGGCAAAAGCAGTCTGATTACATTGCAAAAGAAAATGGGCTTTTAATACTTGCTGAGTCGTGGCAATGGATCAACTTCACGATTCCTGTCATTAGCACAACGTTTGCTAGTTTTGGTCGGATGTTTAAACATTTGAATGAAAACACAATCGGGAATTTATTTATAGATGAGGCGGGCCAAGCACTTCCGCAAGCGAGTGTCGGGGCCATCTTAAGAAGTAAAAAGGTGATGGTCGTTGGAGACCCATCACAAATCAAGCCTGTATTAACTTTAGATTCGCCTGTTTTGAGTTTGATAGGGAGGCATTACAAAGTAGATGAAACCTTTGTCTCCGCTGATGCATCGACTCAAACGCTTGTTGATGCAACGAGTCAGTTTGGCTTTCAAAAAGACGATGAAGAATGGATTGGTATCCCTCTTTGGGTGCATCGACGGTCCAATTACCCGATGTTTACCATTTCAAATGAGATCTCGTATAACAACTTAATGGTTCAAGGTAAAGAAGGGGATGGCGCACAGGGGAAATCAGATTGGTTTGATTCAACAGGAAACGCCATTGACAAGTATGTGAAAGAACAAGCTCTCTTACTTAAAAAGCTAATTACGCATCGTTTGCAAGAAAACCCAGATTTAGCTGAAGACATTTATGTCATCACGCCATTTAGAAACGTTGCTTTTAAAGTGGCACGTGTGTTAGATGACATTGATTTTACAAAAAGAGAAAACGGAAAACCAGTCAATGTTGGGACAGTACATACGTTTCAAGGGAAAGAAGCAAAGATTGTTTACTTTGTGTTAGGGGCAGATTCTACAAGTAGTGGTGCAGCTAGTTGGGCCGTATCTGAAGCCAATATTATGAATGTGGCAGCAACTCGTGCGAAAGAGGAATTTTACGTCATCGGTGATAAGGACTTATATGGATCTCTCGGAAGTAACGTGGCAGATAGTACTATCTCCATTATTGAAAAGTATAACGAAAAGGCACAACAGCTTACTTAA
- a CDS encoding 4'-phosphopantetheinyl transferase family protein, whose product MTISIVYGKTENVLNNLSGMDIRLNQGEMENYNRLRFPNDQRDYLAAHLLARYCIHHLTGVAIHEIELTQHCATCGGNHGKPEVMHPATTFVSWSHTSGYVASISAHKPVGIDIEKMGAVLDSAFGDSFLSPLEREGISLADGDEISSTLYKLWVKKESLIKLGLYRIEEMRDICLASSNTFYSHNRKKYAFIDIHSNPLMGAAVYEIEDGAIEKVSLTHL is encoded by the coding sequence ATGACAATATCGATCGTGTATGGAAAGACAGAAAATGTCCTAAACAATTTAAGTGGGATGGATATAAGACTGAATCAAGGGGAAATGGAAAACTACAATCGATTACGGTTTCCTAATGATCAGAGAGATTACCTAGCCGCTCATTTACTTGCTCGTTACTGTATACACCATCTTACGGGTGTAGCGATTCATGAAATAGAATTGACTCAGCATTGTGCCACTTGTGGTGGGAATCATGGCAAACCAGAAGTGATGCACCCTGCAACGACGTTTGTCTCTTGGTCACATACGAGTGGTTATGTGGCAAGTATTTCAGCTCATAAACCAGTAGGTATTGATATTGAAAAAATGGGGGCAGTATTGGATTCAGCATTTGGAGACTCATTCTTGTCGCCATTGGAGAGGGAAGGGATTTCTTTAGCAGATGGGGATGAAATCAGTTCTACCTTATACAAGTTGTGGGTTAAGAAAGAAAGCCTGATTAAGCTAGGGTTGTATCGAATCGAGGAGATGAGAGACATCTGTTTGGCTTCTAGTAACACTTTTTATTCTCATAATAGAAAGAAATACGCGTTTATTGATATTCATTCGAATCCTTTGATGGGAGCTGCTGTATACGAAATAGAAGATGGTGCCATAGAAAAGGTCTCGCTCACACATTTATAA